One Thalassophryne amazonica chromosome 10, fThaAma1.1, whole genome shotgun sequence genomic region harbors:
- the LOC117518073 gene encoding vitamin D3 hydroxylase-associated protein-like, whose amino-acid sequence MDAVKQALSEVSRSVVLITAAVCGATTLLLWSCTSRRAVNKKIQRARERRDESLQRAEQAVRLYKESHPLMGSPDILTLSLPELTKQLRDGSLNPENVLYSYMEKTLEVHIRVNCCTWSFVGEF is encoded by the exons ATGGACGCTGTGAAACAGGCGCTGAGCGAAGTCAGCCGGTCGGTGGTGCTGATAACGGCAGCTGTGTGCGGAGCGACCACGCTGCTGCTGTGGAGCTGTACGAGCCGCCGAGCGGTCAACAAGAAGATCCAAAGGGCCAGGGAGCGGAGAGATGAGAGCCTGCAGCGAGCAGAGCAGGCGGTCCGACTGTACAAAGAGTCG catccactgatgggaagtCCTGACATTTTGACGCTGTCCCTGCCTGAGTTGACAAAGCAACTGCGTGATGGTTCGCTGAATCCTGAAAATGTGCTTTACTCCTACATGGAAAAG ACTCTAGAGGTCCATATAAGGGTGAACTGCTGTACATGGAGTTTTGTTGGAGAGTTTTGA